One Actinomadura viridis genomic region harbors:
- a CDS encoding class I SAM-dependent methyltransferase, whose protein sequence is MDTIEIQRIVEVEHDNWWYRERRGILARELRRAGLPGLAVDIGAAGGGNTRVLREHGWRAVAVDCSETAVNLCLERGIDAHRGDACFLPLPSGEYDLAVALNVLEHVEDDRAAAGEIARVLRPGGSALVAVPCDMRLWSAHDVALGRVRRYSRSALTGLLEEAGLFVEQVWSWNVLIRPLVRWRRHRAPHCEDMARLHPFTNETLRLVTALERHLPVKSWPGVTLFARASRL, encoded by the coding sequence GTGGACACCATCGAGATTCAACGGATCGTCGAGGTCGAGCACGACAACTGGTGGTACCGCGAGCGCCGCGGGATCCTCGCCCGGGAGTTGCGCCGCGCCGGGCTTCCCGGCCTGGCCGTCGACATCGGGGCGGCCGGCGGCGGCAACACGCGCGTACTCCGGGAGCACGGCTGGCGGGCGGTCGCGGTCGACTGCTCCGAGACCGCCGTGAACCTGTGCCTGGAACGGGGCATCGACGCCCACCGGGGCGACGCGTGCTTCCTGCCGCTGCCCTCCGGCGAGTACGACCTGGCGGTGGCGCTGAACGTCCTGGAGCACGTCGAGGACGACCGGGCCGCCGCCGGGGAGATCGCCCGCGTGCTGCGGCCGGGCGGTTCCGCGCTGGTCGCCGTGCCCTGCGACATGCGGCTGTGGTCCGCGCACGACGTCGCGCTCGGCCGCGTCCGCCGCTACTCGCGGAGCGCGCTGACCGGCCTCCTGGAGGAGGCGGGACTGTTCGTGGAGCAGGTGTGGAGCTGGAACGTGCTGATCCGCCCGCTGGTCCGCTGGCGCCGGCACCGGGCACCGCACTGCGAGGACATGGCGCGCCTCCACCCGTTCACGAACGAGACGCTGCGCCTCGTCACCGCTCTGGAACGCCACCTGCCCGTGAAGTCGTGGCCGGGCGTGACGCTGTTCGCCCGCGCCTCCCGCCTCTGA
- a CDS encoding SRPBCC family protein — MELDHEFTVPVPVDQAWSVLLDVERVASCMPGATLDSADGDEYAGRLKVKVGAMTITYRGTARITSADEASRTVTLEAAAKEARGSGTASATVVSRLHGEGDTTRVSVHTELNVTGRPAQFGRNILSEVGSKLVQRFATALAEELESTPGPEAAEPGAPPTAPSAEPELEAAPELEAAPELEAAEAEPTVVPQQRPASPSETEEKAPAARRRAEDAIDLLEVAGPSVAKRAVPALGGLLVLALVIRFLLRRRRRR, encoded by the coding sequence ATGGAGCTCGACCACGAATTCACCGTTCCCGTACCGGTGGATCAGGCCTGGTCGGTGCTGCTCGACGTCGAACGGGTGGCGTCCTGCATGCCGGGCGCGACGCTGGACTCGGCCGACGGCGACGAGTACGCCGGCCGGCTCAAGGTGAAGGTCGGCGCGATGACCATCACCTACCGGGGGACCGCGCGCATCACCTCCGCCGACGAGGCGTCCCGTACGGTCACGCTGGAGGCCGCGGCCAAGGAGGCCCGCGGGTCGGGCACCGCCTCGGCGACCGTGGTGTCGCGGCTGCACGGCGAGGGCGACACCACCCGGGTGTCGGTGCACACCGAGCTGAACGTGACCGGCCGGCCCGCCCAGTTCGGCCGCAACATCCTCTCCGAGGTCGGTTCCAAGCTCGTCCAGCGGTTCGCCACGGCGCTGGCCGAGGAGCTGGAGTCCACGCCCGGGCCGGAGGCCGCCGAGCCGGGCGCTCCGCCGACCGCGCCGTCCGCCGAGCCCGAGCTCGAAGCGGCCCCCGAACTCGAAGCGGCTCCCGAGCTGGAGGCCGCGGAGGCCGAGCCGACCGTCGTCCCGCAGCAACGCCCGGCGAGCCCTTCGGAGACGGAGGAGAAGGCCCCGGCGGCGCGGCGGCGGGCGGAGGACGCGATCGACCTGCTGGAGGTCGCGGGCCCCTCGGTGGCCAAGCGCGCCGTGCCCGCCCTCGGCGGGCTGCTGGTGCTGGCGCTGGTGATCCGCTTCCTGCTGCGCCGCCGCCGTCGCCGCTGA
- a CDS encoding FAD binding domain-containing protein has product MIPAQFDYVRPASLDEAVAALADAGEDAKALAGGQSLMPLLRLRLAYPEALIDLDRIAELREIRDEGDAVVIGAMATHHQVLRDPLVREHAPLIAEATATVADPAVRHRGTFGGSLAHADPAGDLPAVALALDAVLLARSARGEREIPATDFFVDWMTSALEPDELLVGVRVPKLGPGWGVHYEKFHRTAQAWAIVGVACAVRRENGAVGDARIALTNMGPVPVRASGVEEAVTGRPASADSFRSAADRAAEGASPPADLHGSAEYREHLARVLTARALAAAAAD; this is encoded by the coding sequence GTGATCCCCGCACAGTTCGACTACGTGCGTCCCGCCTCGCTGGACGAGGCGGTCGCGGCGCTGGCCGACGCCGGTGAGGACGCCAAGGCGCTGGCCGGCGGGCAGAGCCTGATGCCGCTGCTGCGGCTGCGGCTGGCCTACCCGGAGGCGCTGATCGACCTGGACCGGATCGCCGAACTGCGGGAGATCCGGGACGAGGGCGACGCGGTGGTGATCGGCGCGATGGCCACCCACCACCAGGTGCTGCGCGACCCGCTGGTGAGGGAGCACGCCCCGCTGATCGCCGAGGCCACCGCGACCGTGGCCGACCCCGCCGTACGGCATCGCGGCACGTTCGGCGGGTCGCTGGCGCACGCCGACCCGGCCGGTGACCTGCCCGCGGTGGCGCTGGCGCTGGACGCGGTGCTGCTGGCGCGGTCGGCGCGCGGCGAGCGGGAGATCCCCGCCACCGACTTCTTCGTGGACTGGATGACCTCGGCGCTGGAGCCCGACGAGCTGCTGGTGGGCGTGCGCGTGCCCAAGCTCGGGCCGGGCTGGGGCGTGCACTACGAGAAGTTCCACCGCACCGCGCAGGCGTGGGCGATCGTCGGGGTCGCGTGCGCGGTACGGCGCGAGAACGGGGCCGTCGGGGACGCCCGGATCGCGCTGACGAACATGGGCCCGGTGCCGGTGCGGGCGAGCGGGGTGGAGGAGGCCGTCACGGGCCGCCCCGCCTCGGCCGACTCGTTCCGTTCCGCCGCCGACAGGGCCGCGGAGGGCGCCTCGCCCCCGGCGGACCTGCACGGATCGGCGGAGTACCGGGAGCATCTGGCCCGGGTGCTGACGGCGCGGGCGCTGGCCGCCGCGGCGGCGGACTGA
- a CDS encoding xanthine dehydrogenase family protein molybdopterin-binding subunit, whose amino-acid sequence MTALGEARPAEVGAPRRRSEDARLITGRTRWTDNIQPQGTLHVAFLRSPVAHARIERVDAEQARRRPGVVAVLTGADVAGEQGSLPCAWPVTEDMKHPDHPPMAVDEVRYVGEPVACVVARDRYAAVDALEEIDVDYAPLPAVVDMERAVRGEDGLVHEGLGTNESYRWVFENGDLDAAMRDAPVVIERRFVQQRLIPTAMEPRAVLCVPEGEEFTLYSATQIPHILRLMLAVVTEIPEHRIRVVAPDVGGGFGSKLQVYGEEVLCLLLARRLGRPVKWTESRSEGNMAVHHGRDQIQRLTLAADRDGRIRGLKVDLLADMGAYLMLVTPGIPILGAFMFNGIYKMDAYSFTCRGVFTTKTPTDAYRGAGRPEATFGIERMMDELAAELGMDPIEVRRRNWIEHGEFPYETIAGLTYDSGNYEAATERALELFGYDRLRAEQAERRERRDPVQLGIGVSTFTEMCGLAPSRVLGSLSYGAGGWEHASVRVLPSGKVEVVTGTSPHGQGHATAWAQITADRLGVPFEDVKVLHGDTAISPKGMDTYGSRSLAVGGIAVYGACDKVIDKARRVAAHLLEAAEEDLEFADGRFSVRGVPEEGRTIQEVATAAFAAHDLPDGLEPSLDAETTFDPENFSFPHGTHLCATEVDTETGMVRIRSYVAVDDIGKVVNPLIVEGQVHGGLAQGIAQALYEEAVYDAEGNLTTTTMADYLVPSAADLPDFTTDRTETPATSNPLGVKGVGEAGTIASTPAVVNAIVDALRPYGVRDVPMPCSPERVWRALREARGEEAEERGAEPGAGGGLGSAQAGGDQ is encoded by the coding sequence GTGACCGCGCTCGGCGAGGCCCGCCCGGCCGAGGTCGGCGCGCCGCGGCGGCGCAGCGAGGACGCCCGGCTGATCACCGGCCGTACCCGGTGGACCGACAACATCCAGCCGCAGGGCACCCTGCACGTGGCGTTCCTGCGCAGCCCGGTCGCGCACGCGAGGATCGAGCGCGTGGACGCCGAGCAGGCCCGCCGCCGTCCCGGGGTCGTCGCCGTGCTGACCGGCGCGGACGTGGCCGGGGAGCAGGGCAGCCTGCCCTGCGCCTGGCCGGTGACCGAGGACATGAAGCACCCCGACCACCCGCCGATGGCGGTCGACGAGGTGCGGTACGTGGGCGAGCCGGTGGCCTGCGTGGTGGCCCGCGACCGGTACGCCGCCGTCGACGCGCTGGAGGAGATCGACGTCGACTACGCGCCGCTGCCGGCCGTGGTCGACATGGAACGCGCCGTCCGCGGCGAGGACGGCCTCGTCCACGAGGGCCTGGGCACCAACGAGAGCTACCGCTGGGTGTTCGAGAACGGCGACCTGGACGCGGCGATGCGGGACGCGCCCGTGGTCATCGAGCGCCGCTTCGTCCAGCAGCGCCTCATCCCGACGGCGATGGAGCCGCGCGCCGTGCTGTGCGTGCCGGAGGGCGAGGAGTTCACCCTCTACTCGGCCACGCAGATCCCGCACATCCTGCGGCTGATGCTGGCGGTCGTCACCGAGATCCCCGAGCACCGGATCCGGGTGGTCGCGCCCGACGTGGGCGGCGGTTTCGGGTCCAAGCTCCAGGTGTACGGCGAGGAGGTGCTCTGCCTGCTGCTCGCCCGGCGGCTGGGCCGGCCGGTCAAGTGGACCGAGTCGCGCAGCGAGGGCAACATGGCGGTCCACCACGGCCGGGACCAGATCCAGCGGCTCACGCTGGCCGCCGACCGCGACGGCCGGATCCGCGGGCTCAAGGTCGACCTGCTGGCCGACATGGGCGCCTACCTGATGCTGGTCACGCCCGGGATCCCCATCCTGGGCGCGTTCATGTTCAACGGCATCTACAAGATGGACGCCTACTCGTTCACCTGCCGGGGCGTGTTCACCACCAAGACGCCGACCGACGCCTACCGCGGCGCTGGGCGGCCGGAGGCCACGTTCGGCATCGAGCGGATGATGGACGAGCTGGCCGCCGAGCTCGGCATGGACCCGATCGAGGTGCGGCGGCGCAACTGGATCGAGCACGGGGAGTTCCCGTACGAGACGATCGCGGGCCTCACCTACGACTCGGGCAACTACGAGGCGGCGACCGAGCGGGCGCTGGAGCTGTTCGGGTACGACCGGCTCCGCGCCGAGCAGGCCGAACGCCGCGAGCGCCGCGACCCGGTGCAGCTGGGCATCGGCGTGTCCACCTTCACCGAGATGTGCGGGCTGGCCCCCTCGCGGGTGCTGGGGTCGCTGTCGTACGGCGCGGGCGGCTGGGAGCACGCGTCGGTACGGGTGCTGCCGTCCGGCAAGGTCGAGGTGGTCACCGGGACGTCCCCGCACGGCCAGGGGCACGCGACCGCGTGGGCGCAGATCACCGCGGACCGGCTCGGGGTGCCGTTCGAGGACGTCAAGGTGCTGCACGGCGACACCGCGATATCGCCCAAGGGCATGGACACCTACGGGTCGCGGTCGCTGGCGGTCGGCGGGATCGCCGTCTACGGCGCCTGCGACAAGGTGATCGACAAGGCTCGCCGGGTCGCCGCGCACCTGCTGGAGGCCGCCGAGGAGGACCTGGAGTTCGCCGACGGCCGGTTCAGCGTGCGCGGGGTCCCGGAGGAGGGCCGCACGATCCAGGAGGTGGCCACGGCCGCGTTCGCCGCGCACGACCTGCCGGACGGCCTCGAACCGTCCCTGGACGCCGAGACCACGTTCGACCCGGAGAACTTCTCCTTCCCGCACGGCACCCACCTGTGCGCGACCGAGGTCGACACCGAGACCGGGATGGTGCGGATCCGCTCGTACGTGGCGGTGGACGACATCGGCAAGGTGGTCAACCCGCTGATCGTCGAGGGCCAGGTGCACGGCGGTCTCGCCCAGGGCATCGCGCAGGCCCTGTACGAGGAGGCGGTGTACGACGCCGAGGGCAACCTGACGACCACGACGATGGCCGACTACCTGGTGCCGTCGGCGGCCGACCTGCCCGACTTCACCACCGACCGCACCGAGACCCCGGCGACCTCCAACCCGCTCGGGGTGAAGGGCGTCGGCGAGGCGGGCACGATCGCCTCGACCCCGGCCGTGGTCAACGCGATCGTGGACGCGCTGCGCCCGTACGGCGTCCGCGACGTCCCGATGCCGTGCTCGCCCGAACGGGTGTGGAGGGCGCTGCGCGAGGCGCGCGGCGAGGAGGCCGAAGAGCGCGGCGCGGAGCCGGGCGCCGGCGGCGGCCTGGGATCGGCACAGGCAGGAGGCGACCAGTGA
- a CDS encoding (2Fe-2S)-binding protein, whose translation MPRISVEVDGVTYEDEVEPRLLLVHYLRDRLGKVGTPIGCDTTNCGACTVLLDGMSVKSCSLLAVQADGREITTVEGIGLDGRHHPMQRAFHEEHALQCGYCTPGMIMASIDLLRENADPSDEEIREGLEGNLCRCTGYQNIVRAVRSAAAEMRTPSENPSESEVTS comes from the coding sequence TTGCCACGAATCAGCGTCGAGGTCGACGGCGTGACCTATGAGGACGAGGTCGAACCGCGTCTCCTTCTCGTCCACTACCTGCGCGACCGGCTGGGCAAGGTCGGCACGCCGATCGGCTGCGACACCACCAACTGCGGGGCCTGCACCGTCCTGCTCGACGGAATGAGCGTCAAGAGCTGCTCGCTGCTGGCGGTCCAGGCGGACGGCCGGGAGATCACCACGGTCGAGGGGATCGGGCTCGACGGGCGGCACCATCCGATGCAGCGGGCCTTCCACGAGGAGCACGCGCTCCAGTGCGGCTACTGCACACCCGGCATGATCATGGCCTCGATCGACCTGCTCCGCGAGAACGCCGACCCGTCGGACGAGGAGATCAGGGAGGGGCTGGAAGGCAACCTGTGCCGCTGCACCGGTTACCAGAACATCGTCCGCGCCGTCCGCAGTGCCGCGGCCGAGATGCGGACGCCCTCGGAGAACCCCTCGGAGAGCGAGGTGACGTCGTGA
- a CDS encoding peptidoglycan-binding protein: MGTAAQMLAEARRSLGLSGRPNAITRDYAARHGEEFLKAAWCDMAVTYWARRSGNAPAVLPGGDRAYTVWHAQDFQRIGRWFGGTAANVDRARPGDIVFFDWGAGNAIGAIDHVGVVERVLGGGRLQTIEGNTGDACKRRVRSASVIAGYGRPAYDNWTEAMVRKLPLLRKGATGEDVETLRALLLARSHPEIGPVEGPFDAKVEQAVRAVQEWGGVEVDGIVGPQTWPVLLRVH, encoded by the coding sequence ATGGGCACCGCCGCGCAGATGCTCGCCGAGGCCCGCCGGTCCCTGGGGTTGTCGGGGCGCCCCAATGCCATCACCCGCGACTACGCCGCGCGGCACGGCGAGGAGTTCCTCAAGGCCGCCTGGTGCGACATGGCCGTCACCTACTGGGCGCGCCGGTCCGGCAACGCCCCGGCGGTCCTGCCGGGCGGCGACCGGGCGTACACGGTGTGGCACGCGCAGGACTTCCAGCGGATCGGCCGCTGGTTCGGCGGGACGGCCGCCAATGTCGACCGCGCCAGGCCGGGCGACATCGTGTTCTTCGACTGGGGCGCCGGCAACGCGATCGGGGCCATCGACCACGTCGGAGTGGTGGAGCGGGTCCTGGGCGGCGGGCGGCTGCAGACGATCGAGGGCAACACCGGCGACGCGTGCAAACGGCGCGTACGGTCGGCCTCGGTGATCGCCGGTTACGGGCGGCCCGCCTACGACAACTGGACGGAGGCCATGGTGAGGAAGCTGCCGCTGCTGCGCAAGGGCGCCACCGGCGAGGACGTGGAGACGTTGCGCGCCCTGCTGCTGGCACGCTCGCATCCCGAGATCGGGCCGGTCGAGGGGCCCTTCGACGCCAAGGTCGAGCAGGCCGTACGGGCGGTGCAGGAATGGGGCGGGGTCGAGGTGGACGGGATCGTCGGCCCCCAGACGTGGCCCGTGCTCCTTCGTGTGCACTAG
- a CDS encoding alkene reductase produces MTTIQETALDQPLLRPAALGDLRLPNRVVMAPATRARAANDDLVPTEMHVAYYAQRAGAGLIVTEGTWVSERAIGFVGVPGIYSEAQVAAWRRVTGAVHALGGRIVLQLWHTGAASHPDNLGGERPAGPSAIDPGEKSFTATGFKPTVTPREMTAADIEATIEDHRTASANAHRAGFDGVEVHAIGPYLIPQFLNPRLNHRTDAYGGDRARRHRFLLEIIDAVAAPWDGRGAGVRLSPYWASGLFQADEETLADYDALVQELNDHPVAYLHLRGPNPAGDPDLDAFARYRRRFGGPLIVNGGFGRETGNAAIEAGVADAVSFARPFIANPDLVTRFALRRDLAEGDPATYYTGGAQGYVDYPASTWQDA; encoded by the coding sequence ATGACCACCATCCAGGAGACCGCCCTCGACCAGCCGTTGCTGCGGCCGGCCGCCCTCGGGGACCTCCGGCTGCCCAACCGCGTGGTGATGGCACCGGCCACGAGGGCCCGCGCGGCCAACGACGACCTCGTACCGACCGAGATGCACGTCGCGTACTACGCCCAGCGGGCCGGCGCCGGACTGATCGTCACCGAGGGGACCTGGGTCAGCGAACGCGCGATCGGCTTCGTCGGCGTCCCCGGCATCTACAGCGAGGCGCAGGTCGCGGCCTGGCGGCGGGTCACCGGCGCCGTCCACGCCCTCGGCGGCCGGATCGTCCTGCAGCTCTGGCACACCGGCGCCGCCTCGCACCCCGACAACCTCGGCGGGGAACGTCCCGCCGGGCCGTCCGCGATCGACCCCGGGGAGAAGAGCTTCACCGCGACCGGCTTCAAGCCCACCGTCACCCCCAGGGAGATGACCGCCGCGGACATCGAGGCGACGATCGAGGACCACCGCACCGCCTCCGCCAACGCCCACCGCGCCGGTTTCGACGGGGTCGAGGTCCACGCCATCGGCCCGTACCTGATCCCGCAGTTCCTCAACCCGCGCCTCAACCACCGCACCGACGCCTACGGCGGCGACCGCGCCCGCCGGCACCGCTTCCTGCTGGAGATCATCGACGCCGTCGCCGCCCCCTGGGACGGCCGCGGCGCCGGCGTCCGCCTGTCGCCGTACTGGGCGTCCGGGCTCTTCCAGGCCGACGAGGAGACGCTCGCCGACTACGACGCACTCGTCCAGGAACTCAACGACCACCCCGTGGCCTACCTGCACTTGCGCGGGCCGAACCCGGCCGGCGACCCCGACCTTGACGCGTTCGCCCGCTACCGGCGGCGGTTCGGCGGCCCCCTGATCGTCAACGGCGGCTTCGGCCGCGAGACCGGCAACGCCGCCATCGAGGCGGGCGTCGCCGACGCCGTGTCGTTCGCGAGGCCGTTCATCGCCAACCCCGACCTCGTCACCCGCTTCGCCCTGCGACGTGACCTGGCCGAAGGAGACCCCGCCACGTACTACACCGGCGGCGCGCAAGGCTACGTCGACTACCCCGCGAGCACCTGGCAGGACGCCTAG
- a CDS encoding helix-turn-helix domain-containing protein, producing the protein MPEVGTIGRNLARLRRERSMSQEGLAAKAGLSKDLIAKLEQGRRSSCRVTSLMKLATALDAELTDLTGRRERLGADRDGGSVLALRDAILSPSLLPGLNSGAGLDADDDGTPTPLIELDAAITAAHDRYWSGEFGPLLSVVAGLIIEARLTYRNTGVSAAGPLAQSYQLAASLMLQLGKADLAAIAAERGIAVAAEGDDELQWATINGTYAWVLLRQARLEEGEALAVRVAEQIEPDFKARPEHLVVWGNVLLNALAPRVVAGKDPADYLSLVSAVAGRLGQKVQAYQTAFGPTSVAMQTAYTYAVLRDPGKTLKAARNVNPGDLTRISYGRHLLDVAQAHVDARQPRAAEVQLAEARKASPVWFRHQGLARSLVGEVREELTRPSPTIRSLAHEVGI; encoded by the coding sequence ATGCCCGAAGTTGGCACGATTGGTCGGAACTTGGCGCGGCTGCGGCGTGAGCGTTCCATGTCTCAAGAAGGACTCGCGGCCAAGGCCGGGCTTTCCAAGGACCTGATCGCGAAACTTGAGCAGGGACGCAGGTCGAGCTGCCGGGTCACATCACTCATGAAGCTCGCGACCGCGTTGGACGCCGAGCTGACCGACCTGACCGGCAGGCGCGAGCGCCTGGGCGCCGACCGCGACGGCGGAAGCGTCCTCGCGCTCCGGGACGCGATCCTCTCCCCCTCCTTGCTGCCGGGCTTGAACAGCGGCGCCGGCCTGGACGCCGACGATGACGGAACGCCCACGCCCCTGATCGAACTGGACGCGGCGATCACGGCGGCGCACGACAGGTACTGGAGTGGCGAGTTCGGTCCGCTGCTGTCGGTGGTCGCGGGACTGATCATCGAGGCCAGGCTCACCTACAGGAACACGGGGGTGAGCGCGGCCGGGCCGCTGGCTCAGTCGTACCAGCTGGCAGCCTCGCTGATGCTGCAGCTCGGGAAAGCGGACCTTGCCGCCATCGCCGCCGAGCGCGGTATCGCGGTCGCGGCCGAGGGCGACGACGAACTGCAATGGGCGACGATCAATGGCACCTACGCGTGGGTGCTGCTACGTCAGGCACGCCTGGAGGAAGGGGAAGCGCTCGCCGTCCGGGTTGCCGAACAGATCGAGCCCGACTTCAAGGCCCGGCCGGAACACCTCGTGGTGTGGGGCAACGTGCTGTTGAACGCCCTGGCTCCGCGCGTGGTGGCCGGGAAGGATCCAGCCGACTACCTCAGCCTGGTGTCGGCTGTCGCCGGACGGCTCGGACAGAAGGTCCAGGCTTACCAAACGGCCTTCGGACCGACCAGCGTGGCGATGCAGACCGCGTACACCTATGCCGTCCTGCGCGATCCGGGCAAGACGCTGAAGGCCGCCCGGAACGTCAACCCGGGTGACCTGACCCGGATCTCCTACGGTCGTCATCTGCTCGACGTTGCGCAGGCGCACGTGGACGCGCGACAGCCGCGCGCGGCCGAAGTGCAGCTGGCGGAGGCACGGAAAGCGTCGCCGGTGTGGTTCCGTCATCAGGGACTCGCTCGTTCCCTGGTCGGCGAGGTTCGTGAGGAGCTGACCCGGCCGTCACCGACCATCCGTTCCCTGGCCCATGAGGTGGGGATCTAG
- a CDS encoding GntR family transcriptional regulator — MRQPAYLRIADDLRRRIVEGRLAPGDKVPSRHELAREYEVSDRVAVEAVRLLVAEGYLESRSGSGTYVRRRPQLRRLARSWYRESRGRSSSPFRADMESQGLTGTWRSSSETTSASPAVAERLDIPEGAEVMRTRYTFLADDQPVMASTSWEPMELTRGTPVMLPEEGPHAGAGVVARMRAIGLEVSLATEVITARSILAEEADILNEPLGSIVMVIQRTYSGDRPVETADIVVPVDRYELAYTIPVD; from the coding sequence TTGCGGCAGCCCGCCTACCTGCGCATCGCCGATGATCTGCGGCGCCGGATCGTCGAAGGTCGGCTCGCGCCGGGCGACAAGGTGCCGTCACGTCACGAACTCGCTCGCGAGTACGAGGTCTCCGACCGCGTCGCGGTGGAAGCCGTACGACTGCTCGTCGCCGAGGGTTACTTGGAGTCCCGTTCCGGTTCCGGCACCTACGTGCGTCGGCGGCCTCAGCTCAGGCGCCTGGCCCGATCCTGGTACCGCGAATCACGCGGACGGTCATCATCACCGTTCCGCGCCGACATGGAGAGCCAGGGGCTCACCGGTACGTGGCGTTCCAGCTCGGAGACCACCTCCGCGTCACCCGCCGTCGCCGAACGGCTCGACATCCCTGAGGGCGCCGAGGTGATGCGGACGCGCTACACCTTCCTCGCCGACGACCAACCGGTGATGGCGTCCACCTCCTGGGAGCCCATGGAACTCACCCGGGGCACGCCGGTCATGCTGCCCGAGGAAGGGCCGCACGCGGGAGCGGGCGTCGTCGCACGGATGCGGGCGATCGGCCTGGAGGTCTCGCTCGCGACCGAGGTCATCACCGCCCGGTCGATCCTCGCCGAGGAGGCGGACATCCTGAACGAACCCCTGGGCTCCATCGTCATGGTGATCCAGCGGACCTATTCCGGGGACCGCCCCGTCGAGACGGCCGACATCGTCGTTCCAGTCGACCGGTACGAACTGGCGTACACCATCCCCGTCGACTGA
- a CDS encoding ATP-binding protein, with protein sequence MVWSQTYPGHKVMVPAARAFVRAMLNGVPRTDDAELVAAELVANSLRHTPSGQAGGSFEVSVSVRRGWARIAVSDEGAGDWRPCADRPADDEEYGRGLLIIEAYADKVGHDVGGRGQTMWAEFTWPDEDASWWGP encoded by the coding sequence ATGGTCTGGTCGCAGACTTATCCTGGGCACAAGGTCATGGTCCCGGCGGCGCGGGCGTTCGTCAGGGCGATGCTCAACGGGGTGCCGCGCACTGATGACGCGGAACTCGTCGCGGCCGAACTCGTCGCCAACTCTCTCCGCCACACGCCCAGCGGGCAGGCGGGAGGGAGCTTCGAGGTCAGCGTCTCCGTGCGCCGAGGCTGGGCGCGGATCGCCGTCTCCGACGAGGGTGCGGGCGATTGGCGTCCGTGTGCCGACCGTCCGGCGGACGACGAGGAGTACGGGCGTGGCCTGCTCATCATCGAGGCGTACGCCGACAAGGTCGGCCACGACGTCGGCGGGCGGGGGCAGACCATGTGGGCCGAGTTCACCTGGCCTGATGAGGACGCCTCCTGGTGGGGCCCGTGA
- a CDS encoding tectonin domain-containing protein has product MARWQQIPGSLKAISVGSRTNVWGVNSAGSIYRYTNEDAEPWVQIEGGLSDIGAGADGTVWGVNSVNSIYRYTGDQGTNRWVQISGGLVRIAAGSRTNVWGVNSTGNIYRYTNEDAEPWVQIEGGLSDIGAGADGTVWGVNSAGDIFRYTGDQGTNRWVHIPGKLVRIAVGSRTNVWGVNSAGNIYRYTNDDSNPWVQIEGALSDIGAGADGTVWGVNSGGNIYRYTGDQPG; this is encoded by the coding sequence ATGGCGCGGTGGCAGCAGATTCCGGGGTCGCTCAAAGCGATCTCCGTGGGGTCCAGGACGAACGTGTGGGGTGTCAACTCCGCCGGGAGTATCTACCGGTACACCAACGAGGACGCCGAGCCCTGGGTGCAGATCGAGGGCGGGCTGAGTGACATCGGCGCTGGTGCCGATGGCACGGTGTGGGGTGTCAACTCCGTCAACAGCATCTACCGCTACACGGGAGACCAGGGCACCAACCGCTGGGTCCAGATCTCCGGCGGGCTGGTGCGCATCGCCGCCGGCTCCAGGACGAACGTGTGGGGTGTCAACTCCACCGGGAACATCTACCGGTACACCAACGAGGACGCCGAGCCCTGGGTGCAGATCGAGGGCGGGCTGAGTGACATCGGCGCGGGCGCCGACGGCACCGTGTGGGGCGTCAACTCTGCCGGTGACATCTTCCGCTACACCGGAGACCAGGGCACCAACCGCTGGGTGCACATTCCCGGGAAACTGGTGCGCATCGCGGTCGGGTCCAGGACGAACGTGTGGGGGGTCAACTCGGCCGGGAACATCTACCGCTACACCAACGACGACTCCAACCCCTGGGTGCAGATCGAGGGCGCCCTGAGTGACATCGGCGCGGGCGCCGACGGCACGGTGTGGGGCGTCAACTCCGGCGGCAACATCTACCGCTACACCGGGGACCAGCCCGGCTGA